In Dermacentor andersoni chromosome 4, qqDerAnde1_hic_scaffold, whole genome shotgun sequence, the following proteins share a genomic window:
- the Polr1D gene encoding DNA-directed RNA polymerases I and III subunit RPAC2 isoform X1: MVGCLKVIKSPEENEKCRTFLLDDQDHTLGNALRYMIMKNPQVKFCGYAIPHPSERKVHLRIETYGTTAVEALKKGLQDLHEMSEHILKEFEKTVEKHKAMNTMNVE; this comes from the exons ATCAAATCGccagaagaaaatgaaaaatgccGGACATTCCTTTTGGATGACCAGGATCATACGCTAGGAAATGCTCTTCGGTATATGATAATGAAGAA CCCACAAGTGAAGTTCTGTGGCTATGCCATACCGCACCCCTCTGAAAGGAAGGTGCATCTTCGAATAGAAACCTATG GCACAACTGCAGTTGAGGCACTGAAAAAGGGCTTGCAAGACCTGCATGAGATGAGTGAGCACATTCTGAAGGAGTTTGAG AAAACGGTGGAGAAGCACAAAGCAATGAACACAATGAATGTTGAATGA
- the Polr1D gene encoding DNA-directed RNA polymerases I and III subunit RPAC2 isoform X2 gives MVGCLKVIKSPEENEKCRTFLLDDQDHTLGNALRYMIMKNPQVKFCGYAIPHPSERKVHLRIETYGTTAVEALKKGLQDLHEMSEHILKEFEVLIFCCRKRWRSTKQ, from the exons ATCAAATCGccagaagaaaatgaaaaatgccGGACATTCCTTTTGGATGACCAGGATCATACGCTAGGAAATGCTCTTCGGTATATGATAATGAAGAA CCCACAAGTGAAGTTCTGTGGCTATGCCATACCGCACCCCTCTGAAAGGAAGGTGCATCTTCGAATAGAAACCTATG GCACAACTGCAGTTGAGGCACTGAAAAAGGGCTTGCAAGACCTGCATGAGATGAGTGAGCACATTCTGAAGGAGTTTGAG GTGTTAATTTTCTGTTGCAGAAAACGGTGGAGAAGCACAAAGCAATGA